The Pirellulales bacterium genomic sequence TTGCGGAATGCGAGGGCGCCCTGACGTGTCCAGTTGATGCCGTTTGACGAAGTCAACAGGTGGGGCTCGTCTTGCAGTCGACCGGCAAAGGGATAGGCCCGTCCATGGCGAAAGCCTTCGGCGAACATGTAGAGCTTTGGACCTTGTTTGATGACCATCATGTCCTCGGTCCAGTTCTGATCGTAGACCGGGTTCTTGGAATAGCGCGTCCAGGAAAGCCCGTCGTCGCTGGTGGCCAGCCCGAGCATTTTGAAGCCGACCTTCATTCCGTTGTAGCCGGTGTACCACATCAGGTACTTGTCGCCATCGCGCATGACCCAGCCGCGTTCGCGAATTTTGGCGTCCCATTTGCCCGGTCCCGCCGCGGTGAATACCGGGTTCTTCTCATAGGGGACGAAGTCGACGAGCTCCGAGGGGAACTGATGCAGCTTGGCAGGTTCTGCGGCGCGTACGGTCACCCCTAACGCGACCAGCGTGTAAGCGATGACTGCAAACATGGTGACCTTAAACGTAATGGCCTGACTGTGCGCCCGATTTCCTATATCCACTCGGTCGATCATGTTCGTTTTCCCGCGGCCGTGGTGCGTGGCATTGCGTGTAAGCTCGCGCCTTCAACTCTGGCCGGTTATGGTAACAGGGCAGAGTCGACAGTGCAGCCGGCAAGAGGGAAGCCCATTTGACGTCCGGATCCCTGGCAGGCGCCTGTGCAATCCTGCGGCCCGGAACGATCAGTCCGCTCCGTGTGCCGCCGAGGCCGCTCGTCAATCGCGGCGCTTGCCGTTCTGTTCCGGCCCCAATGCGATGGCGTAGGCCGTGGCATGGCTGCGGCAATGCGAAATCGAGACCATGATCTTGCGGATGCCCAGGTGCTCGACCGCGTCACGTGCTCCCCCGCGCATACCCACCACGGGGCGTCCGCCCGGATCGTTGCGTACCTCGACGTCGCGCCAGGTGATCCCTTTTCGCCAGCCCGTGCCAATCGCCTTGAGAATTGCCTCTTTGGCCGCCCACCGCCCGGCATAATGTTGCGTCGAGGCTTTGCGGCTTTGGCAGTAGCGGATTTCGAGCGGCGTATAGACCCGATTGATGAACAGTTCACCATGTCGCTCGATCATTTGCGCAATACGTAGGCATTCGACGATATCGGTGCCGATGCCGAGGATGTTCTGTGGCAGATTCTCGTTTTCGCTCACGATTCGTATGTTTTCCGAGGGATCGCGTTCGGCGCCAGATTGTCACTCGGCAGAGTTTGCAGCGCGTGGGGCGGACGGACTGATAGTGCAGGCACGAGGGCGTCGAGGACCGAGAGAACGACAGCATAGGTGCCCCGGTCGAGCCAGCTTACACCCGGCCGGGTGCCCGCCTGGCTCCATGATAACTCAAAGCCGGTTCGCTCGCAGCCGCTGCGGCAACTCCAGAGGCGATACGAAGCATCCCCGCGGGGCTTTTCCTGCAAGCCGGCCGCCAGGAGTGGCGCCGCGCTTTTCGCAGAATCGACGCGACCGCTGCGTGACACCCGATACCAACATCCGCGGGTATCGCAAAAGGGCTGCTGTTGGGCCGAGGCGACCCAGGCGGTGGCGACGCGCAAGATAGCTGCCAAAATGTTGCCCGACGACCAGGACCATGCCGGCAATGATCGTCCCGCCGAGCAAGCTTGCTTGGTGCGCCGTGTTTAACAGTCTCAATGTCAAGGCCAGCCCCGCTTCCAATGAAATACCTACGGCCACGGGGAAGACTACCAGCGGCGCGAAGTGAGTGGCCACTTTC encodes the following:
- the acpS gene encoding holo-ACP synthase, which encodes MSENENLPQNILGIGTDIVECLRIAQMIERHGELFINRVYTPLEIRYCQSRKASTQHYAGRWAAKEAILKAIGTGWRKGITWRDVEVRNDPGGRPVVGMRGGARDAVEHLGIRKIMVSISHCRSHATAYAIALGPEQNGKRRD